The Herpetosiphonaceae bacterium genome contains the following window.
GTCGATCACCGGCAGGCAGACGGGCAAGCCCTGCGCGGCGCGGCGTGCAGCGAAGCGCACCGCGCTCAAGAAAAAGGCCAGCTCCTGCTCCAGCGCGGCCAGCGGACGCACCTGAACGCGACCATAGCGCTCAAGCGCCGCCGCGACCGGCTGCACCACCTCCGACAAGATCTGCTGCAAATCGCGCGACAGCGGATCGACCTCCGGCGGGCGCTCGGCGATCTGGCGCAGGATCGTCGCGCCGGGAAGCGTGGCGGGCGTCGAGCGGCCCAGCAGCCGTTGCACCAGCGAGCGCGGCCCGACAAACGGCTCGCGGTTGATCGAAACCAGTGTCGCCGCGACCGGACGCAGATCGCGATCGAGGTTAACGCCAATCGTGACGCTGGCAGCCTGATCGAGCTGCGCGCGCAGCTCCGGCAGCTCGGCGGCGAGCGCCTGAAACTCCTCGCTCGTCCGCGTAGCCCGCACATAGTCGAGCAGGCCGCGCCAGCCCGCCGCATGAAGCCCATCCTCATCGCTGAGCGCCGCGTGTAGCTCGTCGATACAGGCGACGTAGTGCTCAAGATCGCTGAGACGCGGCGGCACTGTCAGCAGTGGCGACTCGTGGCCCCAGCCCGCGCTGCGCGGCTGCGCCAGCTCCGCCAGATGTGGCAGCAGCGCCGCCAGCGCCGCACAGAGCCGCTGCCTGCCCGCCAGCTCCACGACGATCGCCTGGCGGTAGGCGATCACCGCCGGATCGGCGACCAGCGCCAGCAGCAGGCTGCGGACATGCTGCCCGTGACGACCATCCCAGTCCAGCTCGCGGACCAGCACGTCCAGGCCCAGATCGAGCGCCTGCTGCGCGGTCAGCCCCGCGCTGCCGCTATCGCGCCCATGACCTGGCGGCCACAGCAGGCTCGGCACCGGCACACGATCGTCAGGCTGGTTCATCGTATCACCGCTATCGTAGAGCAAAGAACAAGCAAACAAAGAACAAAGGGCTTCATCGGCTGTTCTTTGTTCTTTTCTATGCCGCCTTCCGCAGCGCCTCGATCACCCGCATATTGGCGACCGCATCCTGAGGCGGGTAGCGCAGCGGGCGATCTTCAAGCGCCGCGCGGGCAAACTCATCGACCATAAGCTGATATTGATCGACGGTATCGGTGAAGATGCGCGAAACCTCGCCATTCTGGTGCACCTGGATCTCGCCCTCTTCGTTCGCTTCGGGCCGGAAGCCCTGCCGCACAAAGATCCGTCCGCTGCTGCCGATCAGCTCGTAGCGCGTATCGCCCGCCGCCTTGAGGCTGACATCGATCTCCGCGACCACGCCGTTGGGAAAGCGCATCACGCCGATGAACGACTCGTCCACGCCAGACGGGCCGTAGACCGCCACCGCCGCCACCGCCTCCGGCTCCGTGCCCACCGCGAGCCGCGCCAGATTCACGCCGTAGCAGCCGACATCCATCAGCGCGCCGCCGCCCAACTCCTTGCTCAGCCGAATATTGCTGTCGGCGACGATGCCAAACGAAAAGGTGCCCCGGACGATGCGCAGCTCGCCGATCATACCGCCGTGCAGCAGATCCAGAATATCCTTTACGATTGGATGGTGCCGGTACATAAACGCCTCGGCCAGCTTCACACCCGCGCGCTCAGCCGCCGCGACCATCTCCTCAGCCTGCTGCACGGTCAGCGCCAGCGGCTTCTCGCACAAAATATGCTTGCCCGCCTGCGCCGCCGCGATTGTCCAGCGATAATGCTCGCTGTTCGGCAGCGGAATATACACGGCGTCGATCTCGGAGCTGTTGAGCAGCGCGGTATAGTCGTCGAAGACCTGCGCGATCTTGGCATCCTGGGCAAGCTGCTCGGCCCGCGCCCGGTCGCGGCTGGCAATCGCGACGACCGTGCCGTAGGTCGACGCCTGAATCGCTGGGATCACCTTCTTCCGTGCAATATTGGCAGCTCCGAGAACTCCCCATCGTAGCTTCGTCATAGAACGCGACTCCTTAGCTGATGGTGCCCTGTTGATTCTGGCTCAGCGAATGACGATCACATGAACTTCTTTTGGGCCGTGTACACCCAGCGTTAGGCTCAGCTCGATGTCGGCGGTGCGCGAGGGGCCGCTGATGATCGCGAGATTAGAACGATTGCGAAACATACCATCGCCAAGCTGCTCCCGCAGCAGCGCAAACGCATCGGGCAGCGTCCGCATGATCCGTTCCGCTGGTAGCAGCGCGATATGCATCGGCGGCAGCAGCGACGCCAGCCGTCCGCGACCGTCGTCGCTCAGCAGCAGCAGGCTGCCGCTCTCGGCGATGGCCGCATCCGCGCCGGTAATCCCGATCGGGATCGTCTCAAGCCCACCCAGCCGCGACTCGCGATCGTCATCGCCGAGCACCTGCGGCGCGACCCGCGCGATACCCAGGCCATCCAGCAGCGCATCGACGCCAGGTATCGGCAGATCCTCAAGATTCCACGCCAGCACCTGGCGCGCTCCGATAGATTCCAGCAGCGAGCCGAGCTGCTCCAGCGCATCCCCCGGACCGTCGCAGACATACACATGACCATGGAGCGCTGTCAGCTCCGCCTGGAACTGGTCGAGCACATCGAGGTCCGTCGCCACGAACGGACCATGCGGATGCGGCGCGGGATACTCGTCGGCCTGCGCCTGCAACATCGGCTGGTTGACCTGCAAGCCGGATCGAATGTGTGCAAGGATGCGAGATCGCGAATCGTTCATAATACCTCTAGGCTTGCTTCTTGCGCCTGGTCCAGCGCTCGTGGAAGCTCTCGGCGGCGAATGGCGGAAAATCCCGCCCATGAGTCCAGGCGTCCAGCGGCGGCGGCAGGCGGCGGATACGTCCGCGCCGCGCCAGCATCCTAAGCCCCACCCGCGATAGTTTGCCGCCCGCCCTGTACAGACCGCGCGAGGTCATCCCGATGCGCCATGCCTGCATGCCCAGCCGCTCCGCCAGCGGTGCGCCCACCTGCTGCACCACGTCGCGGCGCAGCTTGAGCAGGTAATCGGGCAGCGGAATCCGCACCGGACATGCCTCCTGACACGCGCCGCACAGGCTGCTGGCGTAGGGCAGCCACTTGTTATCGGCGTCGAGGCCATCGAGCAGCGGTGTGAGCACCGCGCCGATCGGGCCGGGATAGACCGAGCCATATGCATGGCCGCCGATCTCGCCATAGACCGGGCAGACATTCAGACACGCGCCGCAGCGGATGCAGTACAGCGCCTCGACGTACTCCGAGCCCAGGATACGCGACCGCCCGTTGTCGAGCAGCACGAGGTGAAACTCCTCCGGCCCGTCGAACTCGCCCGCCCGTCCGGGGCCGGTGACGAAATTGGTATAGACGCTCATCTTCTGGCCGCTGGCCGAGCGCGCCAGCACTTGCATCAGCGGCATCAGATCGTCCATCGTCGCCACGGTGCGCTCGATGCCCATCAGCCCGACATGAATGCGCGGCGCGGTCGAGGTCAGCCGTCCATTGCCCTCGTTCTCGACCAGCACGATCGTGCCGGTTTCGGCCACGCCAAAGTTGACGCCGGTAATGCCCATGTCGGCGCGCAGATATTCCAGCCGCAGCGCCTCACGCGCCGCAGCCGTCAGCGCGGTCACTTCGTCGGTCGGAGCCATGCCCAGCTTCTCGTGGAACAGCCGCGCGACCTGCTCTTTGGTCCAGTGGATCGCGGGCGCGAGGATATGCGACGGCGTCTCGCCCGCAAGCTGGATGATATACTCGCCCAGGTCAGTCTCGACCACGCGCAGGCCCGCCGCTTCGAGCGCATGGTTGAGGTGGATCTCCTCGGAGGCCATGCTTTTGCCCTTGACGATGCTGCGCACGCCCCTGGTCCGCGCCAGATCGAGGATGATCTGCCGCGCCTCCTCGCCATCGTAGGCCCAGTGAACATGCCCGCCCGCCGCCTCGACGTTGGCCGCGAGCTGCTCCAGGTAGCGATCCAGATGCGCCAGCGCCCGTGCGCGCGCCGCCCGCGCCCGATCGCGCACCTCGTCGCTGTTGAGCAGCTTATCGATCGCGGCGGCGCGCTGGGCGATAAAGCGCACCGTCGCCCGATCGAGCGCCGTTTTCAACTGAGCATCGTGCAGTGCCGCGTCGGCACGTTCGTAGAATGTGAGAGGTTGAGCTGCCATTACATTCCTTCTTAATCACGGGAAGCGGCAGATGTATCGCCGGGCGTTTGCAGCGCGCCCAGGGGACCGCCCGCCAATACCTGCGCGATATGCAGTGTCCGGCAGACCACGCCCTCGCGGCTGAGCCGACCGTTGATCTGCGTCATACAGCTTGCGTCGCAGGTGACGGCGTAGCTCGCGCCGGTCTGCTTGATCGCCGCCACCTTGTCGCCGACCATCGCCTCTGAGATGTGCCCAAGCTTGACCGCGAACAGGCCGCCGAAGCCGCAGCAGCGCTCCGCATCGACCATCTCGACCACCTGCGCATCCGCGACATGCGCCAGCAGCTCGCGCGGCTGCGCTTTGAGCTTCAGCTCGCGCAGGCCGTGGCAGGCATCATGGATCGTCAGCGTCGCCGGGAAGTGCGCGCCTACGTCGGTGACACCCAGCACATCGACCAGATACTCGGTAAACTCGTAGGTCCGGCTCGCCAGCTCCAGCGCCGCCGCGTGCAGCTCAGGATGGTCGCCGAACAGCTCAGGATAATAGTGCCGGATCATCGTCGCGCACGAGCCCGACGGCGTGACCACATCGCCGCAGCCGCGCAGCACCTCGATGTTGCGCCCGGCAACCGCGCGCGATTCGTCGCGAAAGCCGGAGTTAAAGGCCGGTTGGCCGCAGCAGGTTTGATCGAGCGGAAACCCCACCTCGACGCCAAGCCGCTCCAGCACTGTCACCACGGCCTCGCCGATTTCGGGGTAGATCTGATCGATGATGCAGGTGATGAAGAGCGTCGCTCGGCGAGTTGTATCTGCCATAGGAAAAGGCTCCTTGATGTCGCATCACGTGCGAGGATACGGCTCATTGTAGCATGGAGCAGCGGGCCGCACCAACCATGTCCAGGCTTGGAGTTGCGGCCCTCATCCCGGCCTCGCGGCACGTTGTTCTCGCCTCCCTACCCCCGCACCACGGTATTGCGCAGCACCCCGATCCGATCGACCTCGGCCTCGATCACGTCGCCCACCTGCAAGAACTCCGGCGGTCGGCGGCCCATGCCCACGCCGCTGGGCGTGCCCGTGGCGATGATGTCGCCCGGCTCCAGCGTCTGGCCCCGCGACAGGATCTCGATGATCGTCGGAATATCGAAGATCAGATCGGAGACGAAGGCCTGCTGCTTGATCTCGCCGTTGACCCGCAGCCGCAGCCCAAGCTGCGACGGATCGGCCACCTCGTCGGCGGTCAGGATGCACGGCCCCATCGGGCAGTAGCCGTCGAGGCTCTTGGCCTTGTAAAACTGCTGGTGGCGCGTCTGAAGATCGCGCGCCGAGATGTCGTTGACGATGGTATAGCCCCACACGTGGCGCATCGCGTCTTGCCGCCTGATGTTCTTGCCGCCCACGCCGATGATCAGGGCCAGCTCAACCTCCCAGTCGAGCTGCTCGGTGATCGACGGATCGAGCGGCACGCCGCCGTCGGGATGGTTGACCGACGTGGTCGCCTTGGTGAAGAAGACCGGATGCTCCGGCAGCGTTTCGGGGAGGCCCTTGAAGCGCGCCGACTCACGGGCGTGCTCGGCGTAGTTCATGCCCAGGCAGACGATGTTTTTGCGCGGATTCGGCAGCGGCGCGTAGAGCCGCGTTCGATCGAGCGGCACGAGATTG
Protein-coding sequences here:
- a CDS encoding Gfo/Idh/MocA family oxidoreductase, which gives rise to MTKLRWGVLGAANIARKKVIPAIQASTYGTVVAIASRDRARAEQLAQDAKIAQVFDDYTALLNSSEIDAVYIPLPNSEHYRWTIAAAQAGKHILCEKPLALTVQQAEEMVAAAERAGVKLAEAFMYRHHPIVKDILDLLHGGMIGELRIVRGTFSFGIVADSNIRLSKELGGGALMDVGCYGVNLARLAVGTEPEAVAAVAVYGPSGVDESFIGVMRFPNGVVAEIDVSLKAAGDTRYELIGSSGRIFVRQGFRPEANEEGEIQVHQNGEVSRIFTDTVDQYQLMVDEFARAALEDRPLRYPPQDAVANMRVIEALRKAA
- a CDS encoding lactate utilization protein, with the translated sequence MNDSRSRILAHIRSGLQVNQPMLQAQADEYPAPHPHGPFVATDLDVLDQFQAELTALHGHVYVCDGPGDALEQLGSLLESIGARQVLAWNLEDLPIPGVDALLDGLGIARVAPQVLGDDDRESRLGGLETIPIGITGADAAIAESGSLLLLSDDGRGRLASLLPPMHIALLPAERIMRTLPDAFALLREQLGDGMFRNRSNLAIISGPSRTADIELSLTLGVHGPKEVHVIVIR
- a CDS encoding LutB/LldF family L-lactate oxidation iron-sulfur protein; its protein translation is MAAQPLTFYERADAALHDAQLKTALDRATVRFIAQRAAAIDKLLNSDEVRDRARAARARALAHLDRYLEQLAANVEAAGGHVHWAYDGEEARQIILDLARTRGVRSIVKGKSMASEEIHLNHALEAAGLRVVETDLGEYIIQLAGETPSHILAPAIHWTKEQVARLFHEKLGMAPTDEVTALTAAAREALRLEYLRADMGITGVNFGVAETGTIVLVENEGNGRLTSTAPRIHVGLMGIERTVATMDDLMPLMQVLARSASGQKMSVYTNFVTGPGRAGEFDGPEEFHLVLLDNGRSRILGSEYVEALYCIRCGACLNVCPVYGEIGGHAYGSVYPGPIGAVLTPLLDGLDADNKWLPYASSLCGACQEACPVRIPLPDYLLKLRRDVVQQVGAPLAERLGMQAWRIGMTSRGLYRAGGKLSRVGLRMLARRGRIRRLPPPLDAWTHGRDFPPFAAESFHERWTRRKKQA
- a CDS encoding (Fe-S)-binding protein, whose translation is MADTTRRATLFITCIIDQIYPEIGEAVVTVLERLGVEVGFPLDQTCCGQPAFNSGFRDESRAVAGRNIEVLRGCGDVVTPSGSCATMIRHYYPELFGDHPELHAAALELASRTYEFTEYLVDVLGVTDVGAHFPATLTIHDACHGLRELKLKAQPRELLAHVADAQVVEMVDAERCCGFGGLFAVKLGHISEAMVGDKVAAIKQTGASYAVTCDASCMTQINGRLSREGVVCRTLHIAQVLAGGPLGALQTPGDTSAASRD
- a CDS encoding fumarylacetoacetate hydrolase family protein, with product MRLVTFFHRGMMIGALRDNDVIMLDSVAPDMQTLIEMGPSGLRRAAQIVAEAMPHNLVPLDRTRLYAPLPNPRKNIVCLGMNYAEHARESARFKGLPETLPEHPVFFTKATTSVNHPDGGVPLDPSITEQLDWEVELALIIGVGGKNIRRQDAMRHVWGYTIVNDISARDLQTRHQQFYKAKSLDGYCPMGPCILTADEVADPSQLGLRLRVNGEIKQQAFVSDLIFDIPTIIEILSRGQTLEPGDIIATGTPSGVGMGRRPPEFLQVGDVIEAEVDRIGVLRNTVVRG